The Pyrenophora tritici-repentis strain M4 chromosome 10, whole genome shotgun sequence genome contains a region encoding:
- a CDS encoding MAPEG domain containing protein: MSPLLANKPLLGPLVGLNIWTFAMEFLLYKRRIPALSKYNVTFDPATVKKQKAEKLPAFVQWPADNFNNLLEQPTQFYAVLLGLSFLDVKDKRTVSVAWTYVGLRMLHSIIHVSTNNPSIRFPVFAASSLALLGLTAQAAWMLLF, translated from the coding sequence ATGTCCCCCCTTCTTGCCAACAAACCTCTCCTTGGCCCCCTTGTCGGCCTTAATATCTGGACCTTTGCTATGGAATTCCTACTATACAAACGCAGGATCCCAGCGCTCTCGAAGTACAACGTCACCTTTGATCCAGCAACCGTCAAAAAGCAGAAGGCAGAAAAGTTACCAGCTTTCGTTCAATGGCCGGCAGATAATTTCAACAACTTACTGGAACAACCTACTCAGTTCTACGCAGTGTTGCTGGGGCTGAGCTTTTTGGATGTCAAGGACAAGAGGACTGTCAGTGTGGCGTGGACTTATGTAGGGCTGAGAATGTTACACAGCATCATTCACGTTTCTACCAATAATCCTTCCATACGCTTTCCGGTCTTTGCTGCGAGTTCGCTCGCACTACTTGGACTCACGGCTCAGGCAGCTTGGATGCTTCTATTCTAG
- a CDS encoding tetratricopeptide repeat domain containing protein, protein MDEVKKRFMFDLIVRTLWADWPSAMPKPSKEPELPQPKSSGGRLHVGRWPVCAAIYPHVLRIHQLWSTISDLSDATKLHFAKLLNEAAWYQKERGRTKDFDGFFETARSICESSVHPDRDSLLADIYFCLGAISMDASDFDKSRVYKELSFALVSNICKELGTADERLYLAYAERGISRIQDKRYEEGEADLREALRIRIALGNYVPRSGEVNLSWSLLAQGKLEECDELLSETLAGRERALGKDDRESVRTGLVLYALGNLRAAQNRLDESFEFHQRAMRHMRATVGEKDFYTANVAHKIAEHLLRLGRSEESITMANMALDIWSVDPSAHKNEIARTTFLKGRLFEATGRSTVRNNQLSGS, encoded by the exons ATGGACGAGGTCAAGAAGCGATTTATGTTCGATCTGATCGTACGAACTCTTTGGGCGGACTGGCCATCGGCTATGCCCAAGCCATCAAAAGAGCCAGAATTGCCTCAGCCCAAATCAAGTGGTGGCAGACTGCATGTTGGGAGGTGGCCTGTTTGTGCGGCGATATATCCTCACGTTCTAAGGATACATCAGCTCTGGTCAACAATATCAGATCTCTCAGACGCCACCAAATTACATTTTGCAAAGTTGTTGAACGAGGCTGCATG GTATCAGAAAGAACGCGGTAGAACAAAGGATTTTGATGGCTTCTTTGAGACTGCTCGCAGCATCTGCGAATCCTCTGTACACCCTGATCGGGATTCCCTGCTTGCAGACATATATTTCTGCCTAGGAGCTATCTCCATGGACGCAAGCGACTTCGATAAAAGTCGCGTCTATAAAGAATTGTCTTTCGCTCTGGTTTCCAACATTTGCAAAGAACTGGGAACTGCTGACGAGAGATTGTATCTTGCATACGCAGAGCGAGGCATCTCACGCATTCAGGATAAAAGGTACGAAGAAGGTGAGGCTGATCTCAGGGAAGCACTACGGATTCGTATAGCTCTTGGTAACTACGTCCCCCGGTCTGGCGAGGTTAACCTGAGCTGGTCCCTTCTTGCACAAGGAAAGCTGGAAGAGTGTGACGAGCTTCTTTCGGAAACTCTTGCGGGTAGAGAAAGGGCGTTAGGCAAAGACGATAGGGAGTCTGTCAGAACAGGACTGGTTCTGTATGCACTTGGTAACCTTCGTGCTGCTCAGAATCGATTGGATGAGAGTTTTGAGTTTCATCAGCGAGCAATGCGCCACATGCGCGCGACGGTGGGTGAGAAGGATTTCTACACTGCGAATGTCGCTCACAAAATTGCGGAGCACCTGCTCCGCTTGGGTCGAAGTGAAGAATCGAT TACCATGGCCAATATGGCGCTGGATATCTGGTCTGTTGACCCAAGTGCACACAAGAACGAGATTGCTCGCACAACCTTCCTCAAGGGCCGCTTGTTTGAAGCAACAGGTAGaagcacagtccgcaacaatcaattaagtgggtcctag
- a CDS encoding haloacid dehalogenase hydrolase yields the protein MALSRSQTAKPLPEGNVSATIFPPIRACIFDMDGLLINSEDIITLCTNRLLEKYGRPAFTRSIRVQLMGIPDSTNGDIFHNWAKLPIPREQFAQELREQMQAQFQSCEPLPGANKLLSDLSHARNSSGDKIKLALASSSKSHSFRLKTSKPETKQLLDFFEPKQRILGDDARLRKGRGKPAPDIYLIALQSLNSANDAEDIIKPNECLVFEDSVTGVEAGRRAGMRVIWVPHQDVAAEYGSKQEQVLAGRMGMNALGDDWQLGEIDDGWAECISSLEEFNPRKYGLEIV from the exons ATGGCGCTCTCTAGATCACA AACAGCGAAGCCGTTACCCGAGGGCAATGTATCCGCTACGATTTTTCCGCCAATCCGGGCTTGCATTTTCGACATGGACGGACTCCTCATCAACTCTGAAGATATTATTACTCTTTGCACGAACCGACTTCTCGAAAAGTACGGCAGGCCTGCCTTTACTCGGTCGATTCGAGTCCAGCTCATGGGCATCCCGGACTCAACAAATGGCGACATATTCCACAATTGGGCCAAGCTGCCTATTCCGCGCGAGCAGTTTGCTCAAGAGTTGAGGGAGCAAATGCAAGCTCAGTTCCAGAGCTGCGAACCATTGCCTGGTGCGAACAAGCTTCTTTCCGATCTTAGTCATGCGCGAAATTCCTCAGGAGACAAAATCAAATTAGCGCTGGCATCTAGCAGTAAGAGCCATAGCTTTAGATTGAAAACTTCAAAACCGGAGACGAAGCAGTTGTTGGATTTCTTCGAGCCAAAGCAGCGGATTCTGGGCGACGATGCACGACTGCGAAAGGGTCGAGGGAAGCCGGCCCCTGACATATACCTAATTGCGTTGCAATCATTGAACTCGGCGAATGACGCGGAAGATATCATCAAGCCTAACGAGTGTTTGGTATTTGAAGACAGTGTAACGGGAGTAGAGGCCGGAAGACGCGCGGGGATGAGAGTCATTTGGGTCCCGCATCAAGACGTGGCGGCTGAGTATGGAAGCAAGCAAGAACAAGTGTTGGCTGGGAGAATGGGGATGAATGCGCTTGGAGATGATTGGCAATTAGGGGAAATTGATGACGGCTGGGCTGAGTGTATATCTAGTCTGGAAGAATTCAACCCTCGAAAATATGGTCTCGAGATTGTATAA
- a CDS encoding Dimer-Tnp-hAT domain containing protein, whose translation MRSDGINAHDWQVIAEYIDVLRPLKQATKRLEGRGKSGAFGAIAEVILVFEYLLGVYEDRLQSYEDVIYDEHTESPEDHLAINLRAALVKAREYYNKLDLSPAYYAAIILHPRYKSYLDAAWADKPDWLESSNRKFQPPENLAQYESLRSRTIKSLTTYLYTIVMEPSTPTSPSPSNIIRLDLTSLTPSPIPTSSPTPILSPTPIQYHESPDEFVQGGITYVKRAIIARKDFRQGTSHIWKYGLQYIRDSDKKEVYYCHECRVGKSKQELFVINGTSRIRNHLEQKHQIDPQSGIKRKGSVRKSIIDQQKDGAASSIFFWKESVEKFKELLIRWIVYCHIAFFQLENQYFRELLLFLNPALLNHLPKAAKTIRSWVMNAFISKKQQLREDLHHSRSRISISFDLWTSPNPYAILGVVAMWIDTTGMRRVTALGMRRIYGEHTGENLGSVVLELLEEYDISGDQIGYFMLDNASANDTAVEFILKDLCPWMKSKQRRHRRLRCLGHVINLCCQAFLMGRNCEKYLAKLEKHHQRGDYTKVEELWKKFGCLGRLHNLVRYIRLTPQRREEFATIIIGGDLSQFDGLELIQNNSTRWNSWFYSITRALNVRERLELFSARHVPGKGSVGIANFKLDGQHWFELEKIELALKDFYAATLLSEGKKTSLADWFSTLDCLLREISETKDHYHDIHTEDDNNFTWKYLQGCADAAWLKCVEYYNNQQLNWQNRFPEDTDLPPAYYAAQILDPYRKWGWFRQEWVLHGDEEKKRWFENAQLAVKHLWETEYKGRYPVEMLPPPARKERDPDPAFDRQREHKRIRIDAPVSTTDLYEQYISTDRLHNEEAGCNEAIAYWLSRYDSQRDLARFALDMFAISPMSDECERLFSSAKLTIVDRRGRLKADIIEACECLRAWYGKPQAEGNSDIEDSENEDD comes from the exons atgaggtctgatgggatcaatgcccatgactggcaggtgattgctgagtatattgatgtgcttAGGCCACtaaaacaagctacaaaacggcttgaaggccgcggcaaaagcggtgcttttggagcaatcgctgaggttattctagtatttgaatacttacttggagtctatgaggaccgcttgcaaagctatgaagacgtcatttatgatgagcatacagagtcacccgaagaccaccttgctatcaacctccgcgctgccctagttaaagcccgcgagtactacaacaagctcgacctctcgccagcttactatgctgctataatccttcatcctcgctacaaaagctaccttgacgcagcgtgggcggataagcctgattggctagagagcagcaaccgcaagtttcaacca ccagaaaatttagcacaatatgagtcattaagatcaag aacaatcaagtccttaacaacctacttatatactattgttatggagccttcaacaccaacctcaccgtccccatcgaatattataagactagatttaacgtctcttactccatctcctatccccacgtcatcacccacccctatactatcacccactcctattcaatatcacgaatctccagatgagttcgtgcagggcggtatcacgtacgtgaaacgtgcaataattgcaaggaaggatttccgtcaaggtacatcacacatctggaagtacggactccaatacattcgagatagcgataagaaagaggtgtattactgccatgagtgcagggttgggaagagcaagcaagagttgtttgtcatcaatggcacttctaggatccggaatcacctggaacagaagcaccagattgatccccagagtggcatcaagcgaaagggttctgtacggaagtctataatcgaccagcaaaaggatggggctgcttccagcatctttttctggaaggagtcagtagagaagtttaaagagcttctaattcgttggattgtgtactgccatatcgccttctttcaattagagaaccagtactttcgtgaactactcctctttttaaatccggcactactcaaccacctcccgaaggctgcgaagactatccgaagctgggtaatgaatgcattcatatcgaagaagcaacagcttagggaggacctacaccattcacggagtaggatctctatctcctttgatctctggacttcaccaaacccttacgctatcctaggcgtcgtcgctatgtggattgatactaccggcatgcgacgtgttaccgctttaggtatgcgacgtatatacggcgaacatactggagagaatcttggatcggtggtccttgaattgctggaagaatacgacattagcggagatcagattggatactttatgctggataatgcctcggcaaatgataccgctgttgagtttatactcaaggatctctgcccatggatgaagtcaaaacaacgtcgtcatcgccggctgcgttgcttgggccatgtcatcaacctctgttgccaggcgttccttatggggcgaaactgtgagaagtatcttgcgaagctggagaagcatcatcaacgtggcgactatacgaaggtggaagagctctggaagaagttcggatgtttgggtcgtcttcacaacctggtgcgatacatcaggcttactccacaacggcgtgaggagtttgctacaattattatcggcggagatctttcgcaattcgacgggcttgagcttatccagaacaactcgacccgctggaactcatggttttattcgattacacgtgcattaaatgttcgagaacgtttagagctcttctcggctcgtcatgtacctggaaagggctccgtagggatcgcgaactttaagcttgatggacagcactggtttgagcttgaaaagattgaactcgctctcaaagacttctatgctgcaactttgctttctgaaggtaagaagacgtcacttgcggactggttttcaactttggactgccttctccgggagataagcgagacgaaggatcactaccacgacatccacactgaggacgataacaactttacatggaagtaccttcaaggctgcgctgatgctgcttggttaaagtgcgttgagtactataacaatcagcagctgaattggcaaaatcgattccctgaagatactgaccttccaccggcatattatgcggctcaaatccttgatccatatcgcaagtggggatggttcaggcaagagtgggttcttcatggcgacgaagagaagaagaggtggtttgaaaacgcacaattagcggtgaagcatctctgggagacagagtataagggaaggtaccctgtcgagatgctgccaccaccagccaggaaggagagagatcctgacccagcatttgatcgccagcgggaacataagcgcattcgaatagacgctccagtttctacaactgatttgtatgaacaatacatctctactgaccggcttcataacgaagaggcaggttgcaatgaggctattgcgtactggctatctcgctacgactcccaacgagatctcgctcgcttcgctctagacatgtttgcgatctcgcctatgtcggatgaatgcgaacgtctttttagtagcgcgaagcttactatcgtcgatcgccgtggtaggctgaaggcagatattatagaagcgtgcgagtgtctccgggcctggtatggaaagccccaagctgaggggaacagcgatatcgaggatagtgagaacgaagacgactag
- a CDS encoding Dimer-Tnp-hAT domain containing protein gives MERGRPQPATSKPALAAVPAQNAQNNAQKVVQDTGRKGVNQRMEDKTGRGTYRHMLTLTKKVLQLHERLSKRESVLLVQLRTEKVGLNDFFFSRHVPTVTSLRCSYGERQQTVAHFLLHCSRHKDLRNRIFANPSGRNSLRTILSTPQLVIKAIGKRARGTASQPVAIDSQSYQSQPSALSPPPPYTHTFESRLRESQPEDAIVAPAEGSEQATLAPSSEAADDAVDEAFDAHLEDNYDGIDWGRLKLYTKPITTHQHKRSWIYRHGYRVALLKDPTRVFFICHWCFKHKLTDIGIGIYNTSAAVSSAARHLSEQKPGHRLVAPGKTPVASVYNALTTARVPISQAVANQINGFSKQRFRFAAVDWLVANNHPISEFETPAFRRLIAIANPLAEAALWKNHKSVSQYVIRLFDWLRPRVVHELSQSLSKIHISFDGWTTKGGKRGFLGIVAHYVNSDGKLRDLPIALPQLTGAHSGDRLAEVVLSILEQFSISERTLGYFVLDNASNNDTAVAAIAHELNFNPIHRRLRCGPHTINLIGQRLLWGRDADSYNNEGVDELADEAAFIKEWRKHGPLGVLLDIVNYIHTPQQYNLFEKAQRTAYRELPHDADDKLTILQPIKPVVTRWNSYFDCFERAIKLAPAINAYANTHIQNTAKEDIYADSQGKNRPAAPQWMRSDGLTAADWAVVTDYIEVLRPLKECTKRFEGRGEYSFGAIAEVIPTFEFLLTQLEARLLYYDCVVHDAHDEAPEDHLPINLRAALLKANEYYAKLDDSPAYYAATILHPRYKHYCDQAWAEKPDWLALNNLNFQALWADYKSLPLPRPCYTRAPKKPSNIDDAIDGIIDPTRGNTKEDEYEQWKREPIVGKGTDPIQYWFGLRDQYPNLSKMALTILSIPASSCECERVFSELGDLLEPRRRCISPELLAALHSVRRWRRAGFGGGDNDDMGQSKLTDEQMDVLYELSKWVGEDDDLDTWDDG, from the exons ATGGAGAGAGGACGGCCGCAGCCAGCTACCAGCAAACCCGCCCTCGCAGCTGTACCCGCTCAGAACGCTCAGAACAACGCTCAGAAGGTGGTGCAAGACACAGGCAGAAAGGGCGTGAATCAGCGCATGGAAGACAAGACAGGCCGCGGGACATACAGACACATGCTGACGCTCACCAAGAAAGTGCTGCAGCTCCACGAAAGGCTTAGCAAAAGGGAAAGCGTGCTGCTGGTGCAGCTGCGAACCGAGAAGGTAGGTCTGAATGACTTCTTCTTCAGCCGACACGTCCCGACCGTTACCAGTCTCCGCTGCAGTTATGGAGAGAGACAGCAAACCGTCGCCCACTTCCTCCTGCACTGTAGCAGGCATAAGGACCTCCGGAACCGCATCTTCGCCAACCCATCCGGACGAAACAGCCTTAGAACGATTCTGAGCACGCCGCAGCTAGTCATCAAAGCTATTGG AAAGCGCGCGCGCGGCACTGCGAGCCAGCCCGTCGCGATCGACTCGCAGTCATATCAATCTCAGCCATCTGCTCTATCTCCGCCGCCTCCATATACACATACTTTCGAGTCGCGATTGCGCGAGTCGCAGCCCGAAGACGCTATCGTCGCGCCCGCCGAGGGCAGTGAGCAAGCTACGCTCGCTCCGTCTTCTGAAGCCGCCGACGACGCTGTAGATGAGGCTTTTGACGCCCATCTCGAAGACAATTATGATGGCATAGATTGGGGTCGCCTTAAGCTGTATACGAAGCCTATCACGACGCACCAACACAAGCGGAGTTGGATCTATCGCCACGGCTATCGCGTCGCTCTTCTCAAAGATCCAACCCGCGTATTCTTCATCTGCCACTGGTGTTTCAAGCACAAGCTCACGGATATTGGTATTGGGATATACAATACAAGCGCAGCAGTCTCGTCAGCCGCGCGCCACCTCAGCGAGCAGAAACCTGGCCATAGGCTAGTAGCACCAGGCAAGACTCCAGTTGCTAGTGTTTACAACGCGCTCACCACTGCGAGAGTCCCTATCTCACAGGCAGTAGCTAATCAGATTAACGGGTTTAGCAAGCAGCGCTTTAGGTTTGCCGCAGTAGACTGGCTCGTCGCGAACAACCACCCCATCTCTGAGTTCGAAACACCAGCTTTTCGACGCCTAATTGCTATCGCCAACCCACTTGCAGAAGcagcgctctggaagaaCCACAAGAGCGTCTCCCAATACGTCATACGACTGTTTGACTGGCTCAGGCCCCGCGTTGTCCACGAGCTGTCACAATCGCTTAGCAAgatccatataagctttgacggatggacaacgaaaggcggcaagcgcgggTTTCTcggtatcgtcgcccactacgtcAACTCAGATGGCAAGCTCCGAGACCTGCCTAtcgcgctgcctcagctCACAGGCGCTCACTCCGGCGATCGATTAGCTGAGGTTGTATTATCAATCTTAGAGCAGTTTAGCATAAGCGAGCGCACactcggttacttcgtcctcgacaatgcctctaataacgacaccgctgtcGCTGCGATTGCCCACGAGCTTAACTTCAATCCTATacaccgacgcctccgctgtGGCCCTCATACGATCAATCTGATTGGGCAGAGACTGCTCTGGGGCAGAGATGCAGACTcatacaacaacgagggAGTTGACGAGCTCGCCGACGAGGCAGCGTTTATAAAGGAGTGGCGAAAGCACGGGCCTTTAGGCGTACTTCTCGATATTGTCAACTATATCCACACACCGCAGCAGTACAATCTTTTTGAGAAGGCGCAGCGTACAGCTTACCGTGAGCTACCTCACGACGCAGACGACAAGCTCACGATACTACAGCCAATCAAGCCAGTAGTcacacgctggaactcatacttCGACTGTTTTGAGCGAGCTATAAAGCTCGCGCCGGCCATCAACGCGTACGCGAACACCCACATACAAAATACAGCAAAAGAGGATATCTACGCCGACTCACAGGGCAAAAatcggcctgctgctccacAGTGGATGAGATCAGACGGCCTCACAGCTGCCGATTGGGCTGTTGTTACCGACTATATAGAGGTTCTTAGGCCACTTAAAGAGTGTACAAAGCGCTTTGAGGGACGTGGCGAGTATAGCTTTGGCGCGATCGCTGAGGTGATCCCAACGTTTGAGTTTCTACTCACTCAATTAGAAGCTCGCCTCCTCTACTACGATTGCGTAGTCCATGACGCTCACGACGAGGCAcccgaagatcaccttcctATTAATCTACGCGCAGCGCTACTTAAGGCGAACGAGTACTACGCTAaactcgacgactcgccagcttactacgctgctacaatactccatcctcgctacaaacACTACTGCGATCAAGCGTGGGCTGAGAAGCCTGACTGGCTGGCGCTTAATAATCTTAATTTCCAGGCACTGTGGGCGGATTACAAGTCGCTGCCGTTACCGAGGCCTTGCTACACACGCGCACCGAAGAAACCGAGCAATATTGACGACGCGATTGACGGCATTATTGATCCCACACGCGGCAATACTaaggaggatgagtatgagcAGTGGAAGCGCGAGCCAATCGTTGGCAAGGGCACCGATCCTATACAATACTGGTTCGGGCTGCGCGATCAATATCCCAACCTTAGTAAGATGGCGCTTACTATACTCTCTATACCCGCttcaagctgtgagtgtgagcgcgTCTTCAGTGAGCTCGGAGATCTACTAGAGCCTCGCCGACGCTGTATATCACCTGAGCTACTAGCAGCACTACACTCAGTACGACGATGGAGACGGGCAGGTTTTGGTGGCGGCGACAACGACGATATGGGCCAATCAAAGCTTACCGACGAGCAGATGGACGTTTTGTACGAGCTTAGCAAGTGGGTgggcgaagacgacgatCTAGATACATGGGACGACGGCTga
- a CDS encoding RNase-H domain containing protein, which produces MLSSLGSSTWGVRLQDMRRLYEAIALPQMMYACSIWSNANLNDKNRAYTHKTIDALRSIQARAARSICGAYRATSRAALDVETFLLPIEQQIWKHNADVVTRLSSSRDIAKTAGFELREPAPVAMDKNYRAHKSPWQKIYEALRSKQVRNLDKQEHIPPFITPPWQRGPHTHIEGNADKARDRHDAECAADNSLSIYTDGSGIDGEIGSAAVCPLTQQTLSAHMGPSTLSTVYAAELQGISLALQIARRYENEHGERKSIAIYTDNQAAIWSIAKAEGRSGAYILGEIAQQVQELQDKGLTVTVRWIPAHVGIPGNEAADQAAKEATGWREDGRSQLPANPPSQLYPLKTTLRRWCKTQAERAWISAWREDKRGRATYRHTPTPTKKVLQLHERLSKRESALLVQLRTEKIGLNDFLFSRHVPTITNPRCSCGERRQTVAHVLLRCSKYKDLRNRIFANLSGRNSLRTILSTPQLATKAIEYMEQTQILGQVGIRDE; this is translated from the coding sequence ATGCTAAGCAGCCTCGGCAGCTCTACCTGGGGCGTCCGTCTGCAAGACATGCGCAGACTGTACGAAGCCATCGCACTCCCACAAATGATGTACGCTTGTTCCATCTGGTCCAACGCCAACCTCAACGACAAGAATCGCGCCTACACGCATAAGACGATAGATGCCCTGCGCAGTATCCAAGCAAGAGCAGCGCGAAGTATATGCGGAGCCTATAGAGCAACCTCAAGGGCTGCACTTGACGTAGAAACGTTTCTCCTTCCAATCGAACAGCAGATCTGGAAGCACAACGCAGACGTAGTAACTCGACTATCTTCGTCTAGGGACATCGCGAAAACCGCAGGCTTTGAGCTAAGAGAACCAGCACCAGTGGCCATGGATAAGAACTACAGAGCACACAAGAGTCCTTGGCAGAAGATCTATGAGGCACTAAGGAGCAAGCAAGTGCGCAATCTAGACAAGCAAGAGCATATCCCGCCATTCATCACGCCTCCATGGCAGAGAGGGCCGCACACCCACATCGAAGGCAATGCAGACAAGGCCCGAGACCGCCACGACGCAGAGTGTGCAGCAGACAACAGCCTTAGCATATACACCGATGGCAGCGGCATCGACGGCGAGATTGGCTCCGCAGCGGTATGCCCACTCACACAGCAGACACTGTCTGCACACATGGGGCCAAGCACCCTATCGACAGTATACGCCGCGGAGCTGCAAGGCATCAGTTTGGCACTACAGATCGCGCGGAGATACGAAAACGAGCACGGTGAACGGAAGAGTATAGCCATATACACGGACAACCAGGCCGCTATATGGTCTATAGCCAAGGCAGAGGGACGATCTGGCGCCTACATCCTCGGAGAGATCGCGCAGCAGGTCCAGGAGCTCCAGGACAAAGGACTAACCGTAACCGTTCGATGGATACCGGCCCACGTAGGAATCCCCGGAAACGAGGCCGCCGACCAGGCTGCCAAGGAGGCAACTGGGTGGAGAGAGGACGGCCGCAGCCAGCTACCAGCAAACCCGCCCTCGCAATTGTATCCGCTCAAAACAACGCTCAGGAGATGGTGTAAGACACAGGCAGAGAGGGCTTGGATCAGCGCATGGAGGGAAGACAAGAGAGGCCGCGCGACATATAGACACACGCCGACGCCCACCAAGAAAGTGCTGCAGCTCCACGAGAGGCTCAGCAAAAGGGAAAGCGCGCTGTTGGTGCAACTGCGAACCGAGAAGATAGGCCTCAACGACTTTCTCTTCAGTCGACACGTCCCGACCATTACTAACCCCCGCTGCAGCTGTGGAGAGAGGCGGCAGACCGTCGCCCACGTCCTCCTCCGCTGCAGCAAGTATAAGGACCTCCGGAACCGTATTTTCGCCAACCTGTCCGGACGGAATAGTCTCAGGACTATCCTGAGCACGCCGCAGCTAGCCACCAAAGCTATCGAATATATGGAACAGACGCAGATCCTTGGGCAAGTGGGGATCAGAGATGAGTAG